A window of the Planococcus citri chromosome 4, ihPlaCitr1.1, whole genome shotgun sequence genome harbors these coding sequences:
- the LOC135845919 gene encoding protein artichoke yields the protein MKKQTTNEWYALLLCANLLSMFTAEEISCPPISDNNCSCYVFDDEVFLECPSITLVALQKVLTAFIHVPIQSLSIYDLDKSVTTVKGTDFAKNLVIRQLQISVSNLNQLNEESFKNIKNTLESLGIVSSKLTTIPIKTLPFLTALQMINFESNDIQELPSYGFYGLRLLRINLKGNSINKISEYAFAGLEETLEEMDLSENKLSDFPILSIRRLERLSKLKIAWNEISYIPDDGYSSLKSLQQLDLSSNNFVSVAEDAFRPIPYLTSLSLYYNTIEGIHKKAFMSLVHLESLDLSHNKIVFLDSDIFRTNTKLKSIDLSHNHVHYISGVFANLPDLAELLLSENNILDVPNDAFSNSKNITVIYLQQNAIRHIDSSAFLSLTSLEQLHLSENFIENVSADLLSNCVKLSSLNLDNNAICDLHAGTFKNVTNLRELRLHNNRLRTIKKGVFEPLKNLLELHLQYNYIDTIESGSFRSMENLQHVNLQGNMLSTLGDVFRHDSSSLVSVQLDSNHIVTLHNASLKGQSNVQIMWLGHNQLTKLSKALFNDLLLIQRVYLTNNSISRIEAGTFEPMQVLSLLDLSLNELASVTVKMFADLSNIEELNLSSNKIENIESGSFSLLTKLRTLDLSHNRLVVIRGKIFHEDLPLETLKLENCSVTTIEEGVFTSLKKLDHLNLCRNQLNNDFIMKLEIDNLKTMNLSRNNITKLSDHVFKGIPTVSNLYLDDNQIAVVEGKTFLFNSYLHSISFAGNKLKTLPSDIFKTLNDLRELTLDRNYFQIFPYSVSNAVSLKKLSISTNNISTVDFSKLKTLRNITELNLSINTISSVTGFTPSNFSHLVWASLSSNLLTALPANFFHGAVSLQHLDLSSNYFRHIPSVPISTQNLPNLKRLNLTDNPLNQIHDMSSIKRYPSLEEIHITNTNLTVITSKDFEAFPNILHLYLARNSIARISPSAFQNLPNLLTLDLSFNEMELLPQERLQGLAHLRLLNLTRNRIQRLEQFPQDLKALQLLDLSFNRIDKIERDTFTSLDNLAELHLYGNRISAIATDAFRPLKKLRVLDLSKNYFENLPLNAFRPLETQIRSLRTEENPLYCGCAQQEVWEWLRDHQKMINEGNEIRSSLKCEQPPELRGRLFLELDPPTFCTTPLVLKLAIQDIQPFSVVVSWQSRNHSGVYGYQVAYNAISAMDYNASASSKLYDSKTRSVKLIELYPNTRYLICVIGLSNWHSTSTNKTITSIEMANNHSSRCTEVRTLDAGENYQMRSPQPSSILTRRLGLIIGSCMGFVVFVILVIILAYMKVKKQRENAKHEQPLPPEYLSYRHFSLQGCDPLSMHAQRTTTLNL from the exons ATGAAGAAACAGACCACCAATGAATGGTACGCATTACTTCTTTGCGCCAATTTGCTGTCCATGTTCACCGCCGAGGAAATCAGTTGCCCTCCGATATCCGACAATAATTGTTCGTGCTATGTGTTCGACGACGAGGTATTCCTCGAATGTCCCAGCATCACGCTGGTGGCTCTGCAGAAAGTGCTCACCGCTTTCATCCACGTACCGATACAGTCGCTCAGCATCTACGATCTCGATAAATCGGTGACCACCGTCAAAGGTACCGATTTCGCTAAGAATTTGGTCATTAGACAGTTACAAATTTCCGTATCGAATTTAAATCAACTGAACGAAGAGTCGTTTAAGAATATTAAAAATACGCTCGAATCGTTGGGTATTGTTTCGAGTAAGCTGACTACAATACCAATAAAAACGTTACCCTTTTTAACCGCTTTACAGATGATTAATTTCGAATCTAACGACATACAAGAGCTACCCAGCTACGGCTTTTACGGTCTGCGTTTATTGCGAATCAATTTGAAAGGTAACtcgataaataaaatttccGAATATGCTTTCGCCGGTTTGGAGGAAACGCTGGAGGAGATGGATTTATCAGAGAATAAATTAAGCGATTTCCCCATATTGTCGATACGTCGTCTGGAGCGtttgagtaaattgaaaatcgccTGGAACGAGATCAGCTACATTCCGGACGACGGGTATTCGTCGTTAAAAAGTTTACAACAATTGGACCTCAGCTCGAATAATTTCGTCTCCGTAGCTGAGGACGCATTCCGTCCGATACCGTATTTGACAAGCTTATCGTTATATTATAATACCATCGAAGGTATACATAAGAAAGCGTTCATGTCGTTGGTGCATCTGGAGAGTTTAGATTTAAGTCATAATAAAATCGTGTTCTTAGATTCGGATATATTTCGCACGAATACCAAATTGAAGAGTATAGATTTGAGTCATAATCACGTGCATTACATCAGCGGCGTATTCGCCAATCTGCCCGACTTGGCGGAATTATTATTATCCGAAAATAATATATTGGACGTGCCGAACGACGCGttctcaaattcgaaaaatataacCGTTATATATCTGCAGCAGAACGCCATAAGGCACATCGACTCGTCGGCTTTCTTATCTTTAACGTCGCTAGAGCAGCTCCATCTGAGCGAGAATTTCATCGAAAACGTTTCCGCCGACTTGCTATCGAACTGCGTGAAACTTTCTTCGCTGAATTTAGATAACAACGCTATTTGCGACTTGCACGCGGGTACTTTTAAAAACGTAACCAATTTACGAGAGCTCAGACTACACAATAATCGTCTGCGGACGATAAAGAAAGGCGTCTTCGAgcctttgaaaaatctgctcgaGCTGCATCTGCAGTACAACTACATCGATACCATCGAGTCGGGCTCGTTTCGCAGCATGGAGAATTTGCAACACGTTAACCTACAAGGTAATATGTTATCGACGCTGGGGGACGTATTTCGACACGACTCCTCCTCGTTGGTATCCGTCCAGCTGGACTCTAACCACATCGTAACGCTTCATAACGCTTCGCTAAAAGGCCAATCTAACGTACAAATCATGTGGTTAGGCCATAACCAGCTAACCAAGCTGAGCAAAGCTCTTTTCAACGATTTACTCCTCATACAACGCGTCTATCTTACCAATAACAGCATTTCGCGCATAGAAGCCGGTACCTTTGAGCCGATGCAGGTCCTCTCGTTGCTCGATCTGAGCCTCAACGAACTAGCCTCCGTTACCGTTAAAATGTTCGCCGATTTGAGCAACATCGAGGAACTCAACCTGTCttcgaataaaatcgaaaacatcGAATCTGGCAGCTTCTCGTTACTCACCAAGCTACGTACACTCGACCTATCTCACAATCGACTGGTCGTCATCCGGGGTAAAATATTCCACGAAGACTTACCCCTCGAAACGCTCAAACTAGAGAACTGTTCAGTCACCACTATCGAAGAAGGAGTGTTCACTTCGTTGAAAAAACTCGACCACCTGAATCTTTGTCGCAACCAACTCAACAACGACTTCATCATGAAACTAGAAATAGATAATTTAAAAACGATGAATTTATCCCGGAATAACATAACCAAACTTAGCGATCACGTATTCAAAGGTATTCCAACCGTGAGTAATTTATACCTAGATGATAATCAAATCGCCGTCGTCGAGGGTAAAACGTTTTTATTCAATAGTTACCTACATTCGATATCGTTCGCCGGTAATAAACTGAAAACCCTGCCGTCCGATATATTCAAAACACTAAACGATCTTCGAGAGTTAACCCTGGATCGTAACTACTTCCAGATATTCCCGTATTCGGTCTCGAACGCGGTCTCGTTAAAGAAACTTTCCATTTCGACGAATAACATCAGCACGGTGGATTTCTCCAAGTTGAAAACTTTACGAAACATAACCGAGTTGAATTTATCGATAAACACGATAAGCTCGGTAACGGGCTTCACGCCGTCTAATTTTTCGCATCTCGTATGGGCCAGCCTAAGCTCGAACCTATTAACCGCCCTACcggcgaatttttttcacggCGCTGTCTCGCTCCAGCATCTGGACTTATCGTCGAATTACTTCAGACATATCCCATCGGTGCCAATTTCCACTCAAAATCTACCCAACCTAAAAAGGTTGAATTTGACGGATAACCCGCTCAATCAAATTCACGATATGTCTTCCATTAAGCGATACCCGTCCTTGGAAGAAATACATATTACCAATACCAACCTAACCGTTATTACCAGTAAAGATTTCGAAGCGTTCCCGAATATTTTACATCTATACCTGGCGCGTAACAGTATAGCTCGAATATCGCCCAgcgcttttcaaaatttacctaatttacTAACGTTGGATTTGAGCTTCAACGAAATGGAACTCTTACCGCAAGAACGTCTGCAAGGACTGGCTCATCTCAGGTTACTCAATCTTACTCGGAATCGTATACAACGATTGGAGCAGTTCCCTCAGGACTTGAAAGCGTTGCAGCTTTTGGATTTGTCTTTCAATCGTATTGATAAAATAGAACGAGACACGTTCACCAGTCTGGATAATTTGGCGGAGTTGCATCTGTACGGTAATCGTATCAGCGCCATCGCTACCGACGCTTTCAGACCGTTGAAAAAACTCAGGGTACTCGATCTCAGCAAGAATTATTTCGAGAATTTACCACTGAACGCGTTCCGGCCGCTGGAGACGCAGATCCGAAGCTTGAGGACTGAAG aGAATCCTTTGTATTGCGGATGTGCCCAACAAGAAGTATGGGAATGGTTACGagatcatcaaaaaatgattaacGAAGGCAACGAAATACGTTCGAGTCTGAAATGCGAACAACCTCCAGAACTTAGGGGGAGATTATTTTTAGAACTCGATCCGCCAACATTTTGTACGACTCCTTTGGTCTTGAAGCTCGCCATCCAAGATATACAGCCTTTTTCTGTCGTCGTCTCGTGGCAAAGTAGAAACCATTCCGGAGTGTACGGATATCAAGTCGCGTATAACGCCATCTCTGCCATGGATTACAATGCTAGT GCGAGCAGCAAACTGTACGATAGTAAAACACGCTCGGTTAAGCTAATCGAATTATACCCGAATACAAGATATTTAATATGCGTTATCGGGCTGAGTAATTGGCATTCGACATCCACAAATAAAACCATAACCTCAATCGAAATGGCCAACAATCACTCCAGCCGATGTACCGAGGTACGTACTTTGGACGCCGGCGAAAATTACCAGATGCGTAGCCCGCAACCGAGTTCCATACTAACGCGACGACTCGGTTTGATTATCGGCAGCTGTATGGGTTTTGTGGTATTTGTAATATTAGTTATAATCTTAGCGTATATGAAGGTGAAAAAACAAAGGGAAAATGCCAAACACGAACAACCCCTACCGCCCGAATACTTGTCGTACAGACATTTCTCTTTACAAGGGTGTGACCCGTTGTCCATGCATGCTCAACGTACCACAACGCTTAATTTATAA